Within Enoplosus armatus isolate fEnoArm2 chromosome 1, fEnoArm2.hap1, whole genome shotgun sequence, the genomic segment ATGAGCTTCTCATACTTTTCTTTGTACGCGTCCCTCTCCCGGACCAGCCTGGAGATCTCCTGCTTTAGGTGATCGACCTGCTGAATGAGTTgcgtcttctctccctccaggaCGTGCCGCTGCTGGACCCGCTTGTACCGACAGGACTGAGCGTAGCCTCTGTTCTTTAGggtcctcctcttctgtttcaATCTGATCACTTCTTCCTTGCTGACCCCCCGTAGCTGCCGGTTGAGCTCCCGCACTGACATGGTGACTAGCTGGTCGTCTGAAAACCGATCATCCAAGCGCATGTGTGGGTGAATTGTCCCAGAAGTGCCGTTGGACTGGACGCCAGTTGCCTggtggtggctgctgctgtggtggtgatggtggtggtggtggtgtggcgCTCCGTTCTGAGCGGCTGCCGCAGCGATGACTGCGGACACCACCGCCGCGGCGGACCCCATCTCTTCCCCGGCCATGGCGCCTCCTGCTCCGGCTGCGCCAGCAAACTGCTGGCCCCTGGCATAGCCATCAAATGACTGGAGCTGGTGAGTGCTGTTGATCAGCGCCTCGACTGCGTCTTCGGGGCTGAAGCCCAGCGCCTCTGGATTCAACTGCTGTTGATAACCGGACATCCAGTAGAAATCCTCTATGTGTGTCTTCTGCTCGCTCCCCGAGCCCGGACTGGGTGCCGAGAAGCTTGGGGAAGGGGGCACCGAGCTGCACGGCGTGCTCATCGGGGTGGAAGACAAGGATCCCCCGGCGATAAGGCGACTGCACTGGCTGATGTTGCGATCGGGCTCCACCGGCTCCTTTTTCACTTCAAACTTCATCAGATCGAAGTCATTAACATATTCCATGGCCAGGGGACTGGTGGGCAGGTCGGAGTTGCTCATTGCCAGCTCTGATGCCATCCTCTTGCTGCTGACAGTCCTCCAAACGGGGTGAAGCGCAGCTGTCAAACTGGGTTGGTTGGGAAGAACGTGAGCCAGTTTGATTTTTAAGCGTTTGtcttgaaactgaaaatgtagGCTTTTCAGCGTCCTTTTTGCAGCCACGGACTTGCAGGCGTGTGAGAGTAGTTTTTCTTTGCAGAGTCTATTGCACAGACACACCAGTGCCGCGCGCACGAGTAGCGGAGTCCTTTTTCAGCATGTGAAATTCGGCGGTTTtgtatttcaaacatttaacactTTACGGTTTCCTCATGAATACATTGCGCAAGCGGAGAGGCAGAAAAGCCGAAAGTAGGGGAGTAAATGCAGCCTCGCACGTTATAAGCCGCTGACTGGTGGGGCGATTTTTTAGAGGGATCACACAGCAGATGAGTTTAAGAGCATTGTAGCTGCCCTGACGTCAGGCTGGATATGGGAAATTGACTCGGACGAAGAGCCAATAGGGTCGCACACACCGAGAGCTAATTAACATATTAGTAGCGTACAGAAACAAAACTTTTCTTTGACAAAACTGTCAAAGGCCATCAGCTGACTGTCAGCTGGGACACGGACTCAACTCTTTGGACACTATGGCCGTAATTTTAATCTCCGTTTATATATGAAGCAACAATTTAGTCcagtttaatttagtttgatTTCAGTGGAGTGAAGTGAAGCGTGCATGCTGTAAAGTCTGTGTACAAAGTGTGTCTTAACTTCTCACTTTTCAACGAATAGAGAGCATTTAACTAGGATATGTGTTTATGTAGGTTACTTAAttctatattttaaaatatttttgctgtttttaatgcagcatatttacattttgtttgtctctccaAAAAACACTTACATTTATTAATGACACTATCTAATATTCCAGTTAGTTTTTAGCACCAATAATTATATGAAATACAAGTGGTATGTATGGACGATGTTAAGTGGGGATTTCAGAAACAATTGACAAAAAATATGAAAGGTGGATTGAGGAGATTTGTCATGCCTCTGCACAGCATTGTAAAACTCAACACTGCCACCTTTTGGACATGCCAGTGCATGGGATTCCCTTTCAATCACTATAATAGcccacacaaatgtaaaaaacaaaacaaaaccctccCCAAAGAATAAAAGATTTTATGGAGGTatgaaaacatactgtttgcaaaacacacacacacacagactagtgtatgtttatgttcttTATTCCATTTAGGAAGAGACACCTGTACTCCTGTGAATTTCAAAGGACTTATGAAAGAAAGTCAAACCTGTGCGGAAGAAGTCATGTCGCTGGAAGTGAATCCCAGTGAACCCAGTGTTCCATACAAACTGATATTATGTCCCACAGCCATAAAAATCACTTTATCTAAGCACTGGCCCAGGCGTTGCCATGGACTCATATAAACCACTCGCGTACATTGCACTTTATCTCAGTTCAGAGGTCTCCTACTTTTAATTGACTCACGTACAACTGTAACATAA encodes:
- the mafa gene encoding transcription factor Maf; the protein is MASELAMSNSDLPTSPLAMEYVNDFDLMKFEVKKEPVEPDRNISQCSRLIAGGSLSSTPMSTPCSSVPPSPSFSAPSPGSGSEQKTHIEDFYWMSGYQQQLNPEALGFSPEDAVEALINSTHQLQSFDGYARGQQFAGAAGAGGAMAGEEMGSAAAVVSAVIAAAAAQNGAPHHHHHHHHHSSSHHQATGVQSNGTSGTIHPHMRLDDRFSDDQLVTMSVRELNRQLRGVSKEEVIRLKQKRRTLKNRGYAQSCRYKRVQQRHVLEGEKTQLIQQVDHLKQEISRLVRERDAYKEKYEKLISNGFRENGSSSDNNPSSPEFFM